Proteins encoded within one genomic window of Bacillus sp. F19:
- a CDS encoding processed acidic surface protein — MIYDKSIANFESVKQLEDFLGEVIKADLSNLVYFKENYDLDRQSLLQLLAENDKDLHDYIYIFKLEESVWTHLRRLDDLGNRMSAIGEFEVTEDLSAGKIAELASIYDEILSIFNLKASYSLVKDGSETSLSLADLIRLDELKGANLKVALFSADGTFLADLIITGEMVSSEVLEETGEQVEESAKQAAKTIEASEQPVKKHITKQMNHAEPKTVKALNCQKQQVITSSMRYLG, encoded by the coding sequence TTGATTTATGATAAAAGCATTGCAAATTTTGAATCTGTTAAGCAGCTTGAAGATTTTCTTGGAGAAGTTATAAAAGCTGATTTGAGCAACTTGGTTTACTTTAAAGAAAATTATGATCTTGATCGGCAGTCATTGCTTCAATTGCTTGCTGAGAATGATAAGGATCTTCATGATTACATCTATATTTTCAAATTGGAAGAATCAGTATGGACTCACTTGAGGCGTCTTGATGATTTAGGAAACCGCATGTCGGCTATCGGGGAATTTGAAGTTACAGAAGATTTATCAGCAGGTAAAATAGCCGAGCTTGCTTCTATCTATGATGAAATTCTTTCTATTTTTAACTTAAAGGCATCGTACAGTCTTGTTAAAGATGGATCAGAAACTTCATTGTCACTTGCAGACTTAATCAGATTAGATGAATTAAAAGGAGCAAATTTAAAAGTAGCCCTCTTTTCAGCAGATGGAACGTTTCTTGCTGACCTTATCATTACTGGTGAAATGGTAAGTTCTGAAGTTCTTGAAGAAACGGGAGAGCAAGTTGAGGAATCAGCAAAGCAAGCTGCTAAAACAATTGAAGCTTCCGAACAGCCTGTAAAAAAACACATCACCAAACAAATGAATCATGCAGAACCGAAAACCGTAAAGGCGCTAAATTGCCAAAAACAGCAGGTCATTACCTCATCTATGCGGTATTTGGGGTAA
- a CDS encoding MFS transporter yields MSMYLHELINNYQSYNRNIKLAVAANIMTQIGMGIFMTLYNLYLRDLGYSELTNGNVIALTALAQTIFLVPAGFLSDRTGRKNVMLIGSLFASMTLLGRSIFEWEMMLLILAFASGTFMSFIQVSMIPWLAENSNEKQRIHLFSFHFAVMMAANVIGNLLGGVLTDLFTFAAGLSSLSSLRITLLFGTALYIIGLIPIFLMKENRKRLSKKAENTEVRANKKQQWKLVILFVGAQAIIGIGSGLVIPYLNLYFADRFQTSYSAIGMILSLGQGATAIAMIIGPAIVNKMGEVKAVVLLQLLSLPFLLLTGFTTNIYFAVIGFLFRQALMNAGNPIQMSLMMNRVPDEMKGIANSLSQMAFSFGWATMGPLSTFIVAKYGSYWGYSYVFLITGMIYFIGALYFLFVFKEKKNSFISESAAV; encoded by the coding sequence ATGAGCATGTATCTGCATGAATTAATCAATAATTATCAGTCGTATAACAGGAACATCAAGCTTGCCGTCGCCGCAAATATCATGACTCAAATCGGCATGGGCATTTTCATGACCCTTTATAATCTATATTTGCGCGATCTAGGTTACAGCGAATTAACGAATGGAAATGTGATTGCACTGACAGCACTTGCCCAAACGATTTTTCTGGTACCGGCCGGTTTTCTGAGTGATAGGACCGGCAGAAAAAACGTGATGCTGATCGGTTCATTATTTGCCTCCATGACCCTGCTTGGCCGATCTATTTTTGAATGGGAGATGATGCTCCTTATCCTCGCTTTTGCCAGCGGAACTTTTATGTCTTTTATTCAAGTATCCATGATTCCATGGCTTGCGGAAAATTCAAATGAGAAACAGAGAATTCATCTTTTCAGCTTCCACTTTGCGGTAATGATGGCTGCAAATGTTATTGGTAACCTGCTTGGAGGGGTTTTGACTGATTTATTCACGTTTGCAGCAGGACTCAGTTCTCTATCCAGTCTAAGAATCACACTGCTGTTTGGAACCGCTTTATACATAATAGGCTTAATTCCCATTTTCTTAATGAAGGAGAACAGAAAAAGATTAAGCAAGAAAGCAGAAAATACAGAGGTTCGTGCAAATAAAAAACAGCAATGGAAACTTGTGATTCTATTTGTAGGTGCACAGGCGATTATCGGAATCGGATCAGGACTAGTCATACCTTATTTAAATCTCTATTTTGCTGATCGATTTCAAACCTCCTACTCAGCAATCGGGATGATTCTCTCACTTGGCCAGGGTGCGACCGCAATTGCAATGATTATCGGTCCTGCCATAGTGAACAAAATGGGGGAAGTAAAAGCGGTAGTTCTCCTGCAGCTGCTTTCCCTGCCGTTTTTGTTATTAACTGGGTTTACAACGAATATATACTTTGCTGTTATAGGCTTTTTATTCCGTCAGGCGCTCATGAATGCCGGAAACCCCATCCAAATGTCATTAATGATGAACAGAGTTCCTGATGAAATGAAGGGCATTGCCAATTCTTTAAGCCAGATGGCCTTTTCATTCGGCTGGGCAACGATGGGGCCGCTTTCAACTTTCATTGTAGCAAAGTATGGATCTTATTGGGGCTACTCCTATGTTTTTTTGATAACCGGCATGATCTATTTCATTGGGGCTCTCTACTTTTTATTTGTGTTTAAAGAAAAGAAAAACAGCTTCATTAGTGAATCTGCGGCTGTTTAA
- a CDS encoding FAD-binding oxidoreductase codes for MKKIIIVGAGILGASAAYHLTKLGADVTVIDRKDAGQATDAAAGIVCPWVSQRRNQAWYKLAKGGARYYPELIEELQKDGETDTGYKQVGAIILHREEDKIKKIQERALKRKEDAPEIGSITPLSKEETKNSFPPLSEDFFSVHIEGAARVDGRALRDSLLRAAVKKGAVYIHGNAKLLFECEHVKGVYADGKCLYADEVIICAGAWANELLKPLGLTFKVTYQKAQIAHLKMEDANTSFWPVVMPPSDQYLLAFDEQRIVAGATHENIMEGFDTRVTAGGLQEVFNKALETAPGLEECTFLEARTGFRPFTPGFLPVVGFVPGWRGLAAANGLGASGLTMGPYIGRELAKLALGMELEIDLKQYEIKGALGD; via the coding sequence ATGAAAAAAATCATTATTGTAGGTGCAGGCATATTAGGTGCATCTGCTGCTTATCATTTAACAAAGCTCGGGGCGGATGTCACAGTCATCGACCGTAAAGATGCAGGACAAGCAACTGATGCTGCGGCAGGGATAGTTTGTCCCTGGGTGTCACAGCGCCGAAATCAAGCATGGTATAAGCTTGCCAAAGGCGGAGCGAGGTACTATCCTGAACTAATTGAAGAACTTCAAAAAGATGGAGAAACAGACACGGGTTATAAACAGGTTGGCGCGATTATCCTTCATCGTGAAGAAGATAAAATCAAGAAGATCCAAGAACGGGCCTTGAAAAGAAAAGAAGATGCACCAGAAATCGGCAGCATTACTCCTTTATCCAAAGAAGAGACAAAAAATAGCTTTCCTCCCCTCTCAGAAGACTTTTTTTCTGTTCATATTGAAGGAGCTGCACGTGTAGATGGACGTGCCCTAAGAGACTCCCTTTTGAGAGCTGCCGTGAAAAAGGGAGCCGTTTATATTCATGGGAATGCTAAGCTCCTATTTGAATGTGAACACGTTAAGGGAGTGTATGCAGATGGTAAATGTCTTTATGCAGATGAGGTCATAATCTGTGCAGGAGCTTGGGCAAATGAATTATTAAAGCCGCTTGGCTTGACCTTTAAAGTCACCTACCAAAAAGCTCAGATCGCCCATTTGAAAATGGAAGATGCAAATACATCCTTCTGGCCGGTTGTCATGCCTCCTAGTGATCAATATCTGCTTGCATTCGATGAGCAGCGGATCGTGGCCGGAGCCACGCATGAAAATATTATGGAGGGGTTTGATACGAGAGTCACAGCCGGCGGCCTTCAGGAGGTTTTTAATAAAGCTTTAGAAACAGCACCCGGCTTAGAAGAATGTACCTTTCTTGAAGCAAGAACCGGCTTTAGGCCATTCACTCCGGGCTTTTTGCCTGTTGTGGGATTCGTTCCTGGCTGGAGAGGCTTAGCAGCAGCAAATGGACTCGGAGCATCGGGGCTGACGATGGGACCTTATATTGGCCGTGAGCTTGCAAAGCTTGCACTAGGCATGGAGCTTGAAATTGATCTTAAGCAATATGAAATAAAAGGTGCATTGGGGGACTGA
- a CDS encoding cysteine dioxygenase family protein, whose translation MKLSERMQTILGSVHSASEMELLEALKSLNIQIEELKPFLKNEQNKPYYRKLLYKNETLELLVMNWSELECVPHDHGKSHGWIQVINGVSENTVYEVKENQLPSELFTEKKEKGRSFFAPKGGVHKMGESNGTNLVTLHLYSPPITGMKVYDLEKCAACIVSDDCGAWWPDEIHQKVKEIKLKKAAE comes from the coding sequence TTGAAGCTCTCTGAAAGGATGCAAACCATTCTTGGAAGTGTTCATTCAGCATCGGAAATGGAATTATTGGAAGCTTTAAAAAGTCTGAACATACAAATTGAAGAATTGAAGCCCTTCTTAAAAAACGAACAGAATAAACCATACTACCGAAAGCTTCTATATAAAAATGAAACACTCGAATTACTTGTGATGAACTGGTCTGAATTGGAATGTGTACCTCATGATCACGGGAAGTCGCATGGTTGGATTCAGGTCATAAACGGGGTTTCTGAAAACACGGTTTATGAAGTGAAAGAAAATCAGCTGCCTTCTGAATTATTTACAGAAAAAAAAGAGAAAGGAAGGAGCTTTTTTGCACCAAAAGGAGGGGTGCATAAAATGGGGGAGTCTAATGGCACAAACCTTGTGACACTTCACCTCTATTCTCCGCCAATCACCGGAATGAAGGTCTATGATCTCGAAAAATGTGCAGCATGCATAGTTTCTGATGATTGCGGGGCATGGTGGCCTGATGAAATACATCAAAAAGTAAAAGAAATAAAATTGAAAAAAGCTGCGGAATAA
- a CDS encoding nucleotide excision repair endonuclease: MIKIEIPRADVVLTRNPVKGQPVEAPLSSEYGFTDYNRIPRDKGGIFMFYNINDELLFVGKARKLRQRIKKHFEDTVSPIKNNRDEVHEIAVCVVDNAVDREIYETYIINELQAKYNVDKVFYK, translated from the coding sequence ATGATCAAAATTGAAATACCTAGAGCAGATGTTGTTCTGACTAGAAATCCGGTTAAAGGCCAGCCTGTTGAGGCTCCATTAAGCAGTGAATATGGATTTACTGATTACAACAGAATTCCCCGCGATAAAGGCGGGATATTTATGTTTTACAACATCAATGATGAGCTATTGTTTGTAGGAAAAGCTCGCAAACTTAGACAAAGAATCAAAAAGCATTTTGAAGATACCGTATCCCCAATCAAAAATAATCGTGATGAAGTACATGAAATTGCTGTTTGTGTCGTAGACAACGCAGTGGATCGTGAAATATACGAGACTTACATTATTAATGAGCTTCAGGCTAAATATAATGTAGATAAAGTTTTCTATAAATAA
- a CDS encoding phosphatidate cytidylyltransferase, whose protein sequence is MKERVITGIIILILFMIPFYIGAFWFTYLAMVLAIIAFHELTTIIKIRKYGTKYFVGLAGIVLLFLPLLPFLNVAFEIIQIKVLLALVLFFLTSTVFNTEYSIEKAGTLLIGVLYIGFGFVFLAEARIDEGLIWTLAVLISIWATDSGAYFVGRKFGKTKLAEKVSPNKTIEGSIGGIIIALIIGLIMQMSFQPFDNYGETVLLIFIVSIAGQVGDLVESALKRHFKVKDSGKLLPGHGGILDRLDSWIFVFIGLKLIGLI, encoded by the coding sequence ATGAAAGAACGTGTCATCACCGGCATTATTATCTTGATTTTATTCATGATTCCATTTTACATTGGAGCATTCTGGTTTACTTATTTAGCAATGGTACTGGCCATAATTGCCTTTCATGAACTGACAACCATCATAAAAATACGGAAATATGGGACGAAATATTTTGTAGGTCTTGCAGGAATCGTTCTGTTATTTCTCCCGCTGCTTCCGTTTTTGAATGTAGCGTTTGAGATTATCCAAATTAAAGTGCTGCTGGCACTCGTTTTGTTTTTCCTGACATCCACTGTCTTCAATACTGAATATTCGATTGAAAAGGCTGGAACGCTGCTGATCGGAGTTCTGTACATCGGATTTGGCTTTGTGTTTTTGGCTGAAGCAAGAATTGATGAAGGGCTTATATGGACATTGGCTGTTTTAATCTCAATTTGGGCAACTGATTCAGGAGCCTATTTTGTCGGCAGAAAGTTTGGTAAAACGAAGCTTGCTGAAAAGGTAAGCCCGAATAAGACAATTGAAGGTTCAATCGGGGGCATCATCATTGCTCTTATTATTGGCCTTATTATGCAAATGAGTTTTCAGCCATTTGACAATTACGGTGAAACGGTTCTGCTCATTTTCATCGTTTCTATTGCCGGACAAGTTGGGGACTTGGTAGAGTCAGCTTTAAAACGACATTTCAAAGTAAAAGATTCGGGCAAGCTGCTTCCTGGACATGGTGGAATTTTGGACAGGCTGGACAGCTGGATCTTTGTTTTCATCGGATTAAAGTTAATTGGGTTAATTTAA
- the sspL gene encoding small, acid-soluble spore protein L: MSSKFTGSNRGKAAPSVNPQGQGKDTEFSTEPKSELENRAKKSNTKI; the protein is encoded by the coding sequence ATGAGCAGTAAATTTACAGGATCAAACCGCGGTAAAGCAGCACCAAGCGTGAATCCACAGGGCCAAGGAAAAGATACTGAGTTTTCAACTGAACCTAAAAGCGAGCTTGAGAATCGAGCTAAAAAATCCAATACGAAAATATAG
- a CDS encoding cob(I)yrinic acid a,c-diamide adenosyltransferase — protein sequence MTGNDQKGRLLVYTGNGKGKTTAAIGLAVRAIGRDMKVSILQFIKSPERTYGEKNVLEKLSGAEIHQLGTGFTWTKTPDVHRKALKSAWQIAKEKILSGEYDVVILDEINNALAIHTFPIDDVLPIEDVIHTIQNRPNHVHIVLTGRDAKDEIKEIADLVSVINVEKHYYEEGVDAIYGIEY from the coding sequence ATGACAGGAAATGATCAAAAAGGAAGATTGCTTGTTTATACGGGTAATGGCAAAGGAAAAACAACAGCAGCCATCGGTCTTGCTGTCCGGGCGATTGGAAGAGATATGAAAGTATCCATCCTGCAGTTTATAAAATCACCTGAGAGAACCTATGGAGAAAAAAACGTGCTTGAAAAACTCAGCGGTGCTGAAATCCATCAGCTTGGAACAGGATTCACTTGGACTAAAACACCTGATGTGCACCGGAAAGCTTTAAAATCAGCCTGGCAAATCGCTAAGGAAAAGATTTTGAGCGGTGAGTATGATGTCGTCATTCTTGATGAAATCAATAATGCGCTTGCTATTCATACGTTTCCGATCGATGACGTCCTGCCTATTGAGGATGTCATACATACGATTCAAAACCGGCCAAATCATGTTCACATTGTTTTGACAGGAAGAGATGCAAAGGATGAAATAAAAGAAATCGCTGACCTTGTGTCTGTTATCAATGTGGAAAAGCACTACTACGAAGAAGGTGTAGATGCCATCTATGGGATTGAATACTAA
- a CDS encoding M20 family metallo-hydrolase, with product MAEKTLTINKARLEKRINALSQIGKISETGVCRLALSPEDKEAVETVKGWMEEAGLTARIDHFGNLIGRLEGRNPEAPVLMIGSHIDSQPYAGRFDGVIGVLGALEAAQTLKELNIIPNMPIEIVAFCDEEGCRFNKGLFGVRGILGKLEAGELDRTDKNGITRKEALIEFGCDPEKFNDSEYPAGSISAFIELHIEQGPILEAKDTPVGIVTGISGPLWLTVELEGFAGHAGSVPMHMRQDALVGAAKIVVALNELTSEDVTAPTVGTVGSMKIFPDSRNIIPEKVSFTIDLRDIEIERRDFIENLLRKKIHTISERHGLTYTISEDTNSEPRYCSERIMKVMRKESAHIGLNPIELMSGPFHDSLAMSYECEYGMIFVRCKDGISHNPKEFSTMEDISLGTELLYRTAMKMALD from the coding sequence ATGGCTGAAAAAACACTGACAATAAACAAAGCCCGACTGGAAAAAAGAATAAATGCTCTATCACAGATAGGAAAAATCAGTGAGACCGGAGTTTGCAGGCTTGCCCTGTCACCTGAAGACAAAGAAGCAGTCGAAACAGTAAAAGGCTGGATGGAAGAAGCAGGATTAACCGCAAGAATTGATCACTTTGGAAATCTGATCGGACGGCTTGAAGGAAGGAATCCTGAAGCTCCCGTATTAATGATTGGTTCACATATTGATTCACAGCCGTATGCGGGCAGATTTGACGGAGTAATCGGTGTTTTAGGTGCACTAGAGGCCGCTCAAACATTGAAAGAGCTGAATATTATTCCCAATATGCCAATTGAAATCGTCGCATTTTGTGATGAAGAGGGCTGCCGCTTTAATAAAGGATTGTTCGGAGTGAGGGGAATCCTTGGCAAACTGGAAGCAGGGGAGTTAGACCGGACAGATAAAAATGGAATCACGCGAAAAGAGGCATTGATTGAATTTGGATGCGATCCCGAAAAATTTAATGACTCAGAATATCCTGCTGGAAGCATTTCCGCATTTATAGAACTCCACATTGAACAAGGGCCGATTCTTGAAGCAAAAGATACACCAGTTGGAATCGTTACAGGTATATCAGGACCATTATGGCTGACGGTAGAACTCGAGGGCTTTGCAGGTCACGCAGGATCCGTTCCCATGCATATGAGGCAGGATGCGCTGGTTGGAGCTGCAAAAATTGTTGTTGCCCTTAATGAATTAACAAGTGAGGATGTCACTGCGCCTACAGTTGGTACAGTCGGAAGCATGAAGATCTTCCCTGACTCGCGAAACATCATTCCGGAAAAAGTCAGCTTTACAATCGATTTAAGAGATATTGAGATTGAAAGACGCGATTTTATTGAAAATCTGCTGAGAAAAAAAATCCACACCATTTCTGAACGGCATGGATTAACTTATACCATTTCAGAAGATACAAATAGTGAACCGCGGTATTGCTCTGAAAGAATTATGAAGGTAATGAGAAAGGAGAGTGCACATATCGGACTGAATCCGATTGAATTGATGAGCGGCCCTTTTCATGATTCATTAGCGATGTCGTACGAATGTGAGTATGGGATGATCTTTGTCCGCTGTAAAGACGGTATCAGCCATAATCCTAAAGAGTTTTCAACAATGGAGGATATCTCACTTGGAACGGAGCTATTATACAGAACGGCTATGAAAATGGCACTTGATTAA
- a CDS encoding enoyl-CoA hydratase, translating into MKLNLGDIFTWERTFTAEETLQFAELPGDKGRHHLEHDEKGRLMVHGLMTASIGTKIGGDLNYIAREMTSEFIWPVFTGDAITCISILKKMRQSVSMEQKNRLQPEKKASKRVYGTEKSSPA; encoded by the coding sequence CTGAAACTTAATTTGGGAGACATTTTTACATGGGAACGAACTTTTACTGCAGAAGAAACGCTGCAATTTGCTGAGTTGCCGGGTGATAAAGGCAGGCATCATTTGGAGCATGATGAAAAGGGAAGGCTGATGGTGCATGGTTTAATGACTGCAAGTATTGGAACGAAGATAGGGGGAGATTTGAATTACATCGCAAGGGAGATGACAAGTGAATTTATCTGGCCTGTCTTTACCGGAGATGCCATCACATGTATCTCCATCCTGAAAAAAATGCGTCAAAGCGTGAGTATGGAACAGAAAAATCGTCTCCAGCCTGAAAAAAAGGCGTCAAAGCGAGTGTATGGAACAGAAAAATCGTCTCCAGCCTGA
- a CDS encoding DUF1292 domain-containing protein: protein MEGDFTLDKIEVGEIFTISDENDQEQEVEVLGVLTVEGTEYAAVGFVEEIQQETDEDIDIYFLRVDEEGDFTAIESDDEFDKVSAAFDELMDEEEN from the coding sequence ATGGAAGGAGATTTTACGTTGGATAAAATTGAAGTAGGCGAGATTTTCACAATCAGCGATGAGAACGATCAGGAGCAGGAAGTAGAAGTTCTTGGGGTATTAACAGTAGAAGGCACAGAATATGCTGCAGTCGGGTTTGTAGAAGAAATACAGCAGGAAACTGATGAAGACATTGATATCTATTTCCTTCGAGTAGACGAAGAAGGAGATTTCACTGCAATCGAGAGCGACGATGAGTTCGATAAAGTATCTGCTGCTTTTGACGAATTGATGGATGAAGAAGAAAACTGA
- a CDS encoding cupredoxin domain-containing protein — translation MRFVLIKKKWILVVAALVAIIGFGGWYYFNPAASPTLKMENSSGNLEINMVTGEFKSKTEDGKEIEAYRWDPGTIYVPEGKQVTLTIYGINGSEHPFRIEGTDITGVVKKGAKTVIPLKFEKEGIYRLICDTHSHHGQGVPMIAYIVVD, via the coding sequence ATGCGCTTTGTTTTAATTAAAAAGAAATGGATTTTGGTTGTTGCCGCTCTTGTTGCTATAATAGGGTTTGGAGGCTGGTATTATTTCAATCCGGCAGCATCTCCAACCTTGAAGATGGAGAACAGCAGCGGGAATTTAGAAATTAATATGGTTACGGGCGAATTTAAATCAAAAACGGAAGATGGAAAAGAGATTGAAGCATACAGGTGGGACCCGGGAACGATTTATGTGCCTGAAGGAAAACAAGTTACTTTAACCATTTACGGCATAAATGGGAGTGAGCATCCCTTCCGGATTGAAGGAACAGATATAACAGGTGTCGTGAAGAAAGGTGCTAAAACAGTCATACCATTAAAATTCGAAAAAGAAGGGATTTATCGTCTCATATGCGATACGCACTCCCATCACGGACAAGGTGTGCCGATGATTGCATATATAGTTGTAGATTAA
- a CDS encoding diphthine--ammonia ligase encodes MKKKIALSWSGGKDGCMALHKLIGQGHEISCLITTVPVELERTFGHGEKMEAILKQSEALGIPVHFIRCTFKGYTQSFIDSLKDLKKKYHLTSAAFGDLYLDEHRSWGENASDSAGLEALYPLWMKKDEAPQALQAFADSGYKAVIIRTQDDVLDDTWLGQEIDQQLIERMKSTQICPMGEAGEYHTFVYDGPLFNKLIQLQFGERIQMETTTRLELEDLILIEK; translated from the coding sequence ATGAAGAAAAAAATTGCTCTATCATGGAGCGGCGGCAAAGATGGCTGTATGGCACTGCATAAGCTCATTGGCCAAGGTCATGAAATTTCCTGTCTTATAACCACTGTACCTGTTGAGCTTGAAAGAACGTTCGGTCATGGTGAGAAAATGGAAGCAATACTAAAACAAAGCGAAGCCTTAGGTATTCCTGTACATTTTATTAGATGCACATTTAAAGGATATACTCAAAGTTTTATAGATTCACTTAAAGATTTGAAGAAGAAGTACCATCTTACAAGTGCAGCTTTCGGAGATTTATATCTTGATGAACACCGCAGCTGGGGAGAAAATGCGTCAGACTCAGCTGGATTAGAAGCCCTATATCCTTTATGGATGAAGAAGGATGAAGCACCTCAAGCCCTTCAAGCTTTTGCAGATAGCGGATACAAAGCAGTCATCATCAGAACTCAGGATGATGTGCTTGATGACACATGGCTCGGACAGGAAATTGATCAGCAGCTTATAGAAAGAATGAAGTCCACACAGATATGTCCAATGGGTGAGGCAGGAGAATATCATACCTTTGTGTATGATGGCCCGTTATTTAACAAGCTGATCCAACTGCAATTTGGCGAGAGAATTCAAATGGAAACAACGACGCGCCTCGAGCTTGAGGATTTAATCCTAATCGAGAAATAG
- a CDS encoding sortase — translation MYKLERRRSKKRLILLFFPVFLILIGLLFTSTNLYKFAAGSFAASPDFNSGEVKQKSIPEEKDPEIKKVLYPSRPEPGEEMGELYIPKLKAVLPIFHGTDENELEKGVGHFAESVLPGENDNSVLSGHRDTVFKRLGEVGEGEFIFKVQKVRIVDEDDRTVIVPKPRATLTVSTCYPFEFIGSAPERYVLVVLDI, via the coding sequence ATGTATAAATTGGAAAGAAGAAGAAGCAAAAAGCGGCTGATTCTCCTTTTCTTTCCTGTGTTTTTAATCCTGATCGGTTTGCTGTTTACTTCAACTAATCTCTATAAATTTGCTGCAGGATCCTTTGCTGCTTCCCCTGATTTCAATTCAGGAGAAGTAAAACAAAAAAGCATACCCGAAGAAAAAGATCCGGAAATAAAAAAAGTGCTGTACCCCAGCAGGCCTGAACCTGGAGAAGAAATGGGAGAACTTTATATTCCAAAATTAAAGGCGGTCCTCCCAATTTTTCATGGTACTGATGAAAACGAGCTCGAAAAAGGTGTTGGCCATTTTGCTGAAAGTGTACTCCCTGGCGAAAATGACAACTCTGTGCTATCAGGTCATAGAGATACAGTATTTAAAAGGCTTGGCGAAGTTGGCGAGGGTGAATTCATATTCAAAGTACAAAAAGTAAGAATTGTTGATGAGGATGACCGCACAGTAATTGTTCCAAAGCCGCGGGCAACACTTACAGTGAGCACATGCTACCCATTTGAATTTATTGGTTCGGCTCCTGAACGATATGTTCTTGTAGTACTTGACATCTAA
- a CDS encoding FG-GAP-like repeat-containing protein, whose product MKGNSAFFAEFYSVAEYDRFIVTEEMGDVTGDGIPDTVFLTANQTAPDSSFLNNITLNIKNGRNGQVQQIPLKENAGYDPSLFLGDFTGNKVEDILVVINSGGSGGFIFAYVFTYTDRSFKQIFDSEAFNDSKKYEVLYQDQFKAQVDSLKPAKRYILDLQYKGEEYLNEIYKKDGTLKEPVEGWVAALSGLYPVDFERDGIYELDAYQNIAGRYSADRLGYMMNVLKWDGHEFVTDRQSIAIFGEDKE is encoded by the coding sequence ATGAAAGGAAACAGCGCTTTTTTCGCAGAATTCTATTCTGTTGCGGAGTATGACAGATTTATTGTGACAGAAGAAATGGGAGATGTCACAGGAGATGGCATTCCTGATACTGTTTTTTTGACGGCCAATCAAACTGCCCCTGATAGTTCTTTTCTGAACAATATCACGCTTAATATCAAGAATGGAAGAAATGGCCAAGTACAGCAAATTCCCTTAAAAGAAAATGCAGGATATGATCCATCTTTATTTTTGGGTGATTTTACTGGCAATAAAGTGGAAGATATTTTAGTAGTCATTAATTCCGGCGGCAGCGGCGGCTTTATATTCGCCTATGTATTTACGTACACGGACAGGAGCTTCAAGCAGATTTTCGACTCTGAAGCTTTTAATGATTCAAAAAAATATGAAGTTTTATATCAAGATCAATTCAAAGCACAAGTGGATAGCTTAAAGCCTGCTAAACGATATATACTTGATCTTCAGTATAAAGGGGAAGAGTACCTGAACGAAATTTACAAGAAAGACGGCACTTTAAAGGAACCTGTAGAGGGGTGGGTAGCTGCACTGTCAGGGCTGTACCCTGTTGATTTTGAACGTGACGGTATATATGAACTGGATGCGTATCAGAATATTGCAGGCAGGTACAGTGCAGATAGGCTGGGATACATGATGAATGTTTTGAAGTGGGATGGACATGAATTTGTGACAGATCGGCAAAGCATCGCGATTTTTGGAGAGGATAAAGAATAA